A genome region from Neptunomonas japonica JAMM 1380 includes the following:
- a CDS encoding glutathione S-transferase family protein produces the protein MKPVLYGAPLSPFVRKVRLLLDFKEVDYDSKMIVPYATPKGYEALNPLKKVPALVLGDNVLADSAVIAHFLDAYYPEKKLVPDDLLLKARCEWLEKYADYELSPHTTFTVFSQRILNCIAGKQPNEELVQKAIHEKLPPLFDYLESQLNGLYFIADELTLADISVASQLISYEHANETVPEDRWPKLTQFYQHFKQQTIVEQVISSEKATLTKILDV, from the coding sequence ATGAAGCCAGTACTCTATGGAGCCCCATTATCACCTTTCGTGCGCAAAGTTAGGTTATTACTTGATTTTAAAGAAGTTGATTACGATTCAAAGATGATCGTGCCTTACGCCACACCTAAAGGATACGAAGCTCTAAATCCTTTAAAAAAAGTCCCAGCACTTGTTTTGGGAGATAATGTGCTAGCTGACTCTGCCGTTATTGCTCATTTTCTGGACGCCTACTATCCAGAAAAGAAACTAGTTCCCGATGACCTATTACTGAAAGCTCGCTGCGAGTGGCTTGAAAAGTACGCAGATTATGAACTCTCGCCGCATACAACCTTTACCGTATTTAGCCAAAGGATTTTAAACTGTATCGCAGGCAAACAGCCTAACGAAGAACTTGTTCAAAAAGCCATCCACGAAAAGCTCCCTCCCCTCTTTGATTATTTAGAGTCACAACTTAACGGCCTATACTTCATTGCTGATGAGTTAACGCTTGCCGATATTAGCGTAGCCAGCCAGCTAATCTCTTATGAACATGCCAACGAAACAGTACCTGAAGACAGGTGGCCAAAACTTACGCAGTTCTACCAACACTTCAAACAACAAACAATTGTTGAGCAGGTTATATCATCTGAAAAAGCCACGCTGACGAAAATACTAGATGTTTAG
- a CDS encoding YeeE/YedE family protein: MDFEFLISLFGESGTNAIGGLLLGCMFGVFAQRSQFCLRAAVVEFARGTIGKKVAIWLLTFSAAVGGTQVLITLGELDITDSRMLASYGSLSGAIVGGLLFGAGMILARGCGSRLLVLAATGNLRALFSGLLFAAVAQASLKGVLAPVRDSIAGAWLLHNDGGLELISFLGWGSYTGIYLGVVCMIIAIFYGIKNKLTPWAWIGSVGVGAMVVGGWWFTYHLSYQTFDPTQVESMTFTGPSADTLMYLLTPDNVALDFDVGLVPGVFLGSFLAAFLSRELKLQGFQEGRSMIRYIVGASFMGMGGMLAGGCAVGAGLTGGSAFSITAWVALASMWAGAALTDAAVDREWTSRKEDVSLVGVKEQAALS; encoded by the coding sequence ATGGATTTTGAATTTCTTATTTCTTTGTTTGGCGAGTCAGGTACCAATGCTATTGGCGGCTTGTTATTGGGTTGTATGTTTGGTGTGTTTGCGCAAAGAAGCCAGTTTTGTTTACGTGCAGCGGTGGTCGAGTTTGCTCGAGGCACTATTGGCAAAAAAGTGGCTATCTGGTTGCTGACATTCTCTGCTGCTGTAGGAGGGACTCAGGTTCTTATTACGCTGGGTGAGCTGGATATCACTGATTCCAGAATGCTAGCCAGCTATGGCAGTCTGTCTGGTGCTATTGTCGGTGGTTTGTTATTTGGTGCGGGTATGATTCTAGCTCGAGGGTGTGGGTCTCGGCTTTTAGTATTGGCAGCTACAGGAAACTTAAGGGCGCTATTTTCAGGTTTATTGTTTGCAGCAGTTGCACAAGCTTCGTTAAAAGGGGTCTTGGCACCGGTTCGGGATAGTATTGCCGGAGCGTGGTTGCTGCATAATGATGGTGGTTTGGAGCTGATTTCTTTTTTAGGGTGGGGGTCATACACCGGTATCTATTTAGGTGTAGTTTGTATGATCATCGCTATTTTTTACGGTATAAAAAATAAACTAACTCCTTGGGCATGGATTGGCTCGGTAGGCGTAGGGGCAATGGTGGTTGGAGGCTGGTGGTTTACTTATCATTTATCTTATCAAACGTTTGACCCCACCCAAGTTGAAAGCATGACTTTTACTGGCCCGTCTGCCGATACGCTTATGTATTTATTAACACCTGATAATGTGGCATTGGATTTTGATGTGGGTCTAGTCCCCGGCGTGTTTTTAGGGTCCTTTCTAGCCGCTTTTTTATCTCGTGAGCTAAAACTACAGGGGTTCCAAGAAGGCCGCAGTATGATTCGTTATATTGTAGGGGCTTCTTTTATGGGAATGGGAGGGATGTTAGCGGGTGGTTGTGCTGTAGGTGCTGGGTTGACTGGAGGATCTGCTTTTTCAATCACCGCGTGGGTAGCTTTAGCGTCTATGTGGGCCGGTGCTGCATTGACCGATGCGGCGGTTGATCGTGAATGGACATCGAGAAAAGAGGACGTGTCGCTTGTTGGCGTTAAAGAGCAGGCTGCGCTATCTTAA
- a CDS encoding sensor histidine kinase — protein MILRFRTLTFLLFLITLSGFLSVFAFNAYHATEKVLKEETLASLSQSAGAIRHELNTYLRLIDQELHNLKSMPELQMAMEEGGEIELRQLIMEGERPSSMQRYQFIILSSLDSKQCYLIKSRLINIGTEICRDLYQSYTRVMTQEWNIYRNGPQILLAKDYLVTNSEQKVIGRMIGGIKLSSNTLLLSQLVNRSVVDLDGAQLKLAGKAINSYRPLGKGLTVNEKKWLEDNTLEKYTEDFGQFGAGLELELTASQQDTRSLAVQFVKLLGSGALIGLLVSAAVAFLLSLALDKQLQKLILYIRDLASKGKDVGWDAGGIHEFNRIGEEIDLIVKELFERRFELKDTNAKLETTLQEKRTILYQLIQSQEQERSHLAQELHDELGQLLTAVRVETVLLEHQIPLNSPSLDHSSKIKQLVSDMYSTVYDRIMSLRPVELDTLGLSQSIQQIPTLNSLRQTGVKVALDIDEIKMPSGTDIHLYRIIQEALTNIMKHALATEVSISLYSDDNQILLSIIDNGQGLDESQHYKKEHAGFGLLGIKERCEYIGAKLSILSDDGVSLRVVVPLERFDDSF, from the coding sequence ATGATTTTACGGTTTCGCACCCTCACTTTTTTACTTTTCTTAATTACCCTATCAGGCTTTTTATCTGTCTTTGCTTTCAATGCTTATCATGCAACTGAGAAAGTCCTAAAAGAAGAGACGCTGGCATCTTTATCGCAAAGTGCGGGCGCCATTCGTCACGAGCTTAATACTTATTTGCGGTTGATTGATCAAGAACTACATAATTTAAAGTCAATGCCTGAGCTACAGATGGCGATGGAGGAAGGGGGCGAAATTGAGTTACGCCAGCTCATAATGGAAGGAGAGCGCCCTTCTTCCATGCAGCGTTATCAGTTCATCATATTGAGTTCATTAGACAGTAAACAGTGTTATTTGATTAAAAGTCGCTTAATTAATATCGGAACCGAAATTTGTCGTGACCTTTATCAAAGCTATACACGGGTAATGACTCAGGAGTGGAATATTTATCGTAACGGGCCACAGATATTGCTTGCTAAAGATTATTTAGTGACTAATAGCGAGCAAAAAGTTATTGGTCGGATGATTGGTGGTATTAAATTATCGAGTAACACCTTGTTATTAAGCCAATTGGTTAACCGGTCGGTGGTTGACCTTGATGGCGCTCAGTTAAAGCTTGCTGGTAAAGCTATTAACTCATATAGACCTTTAGGGAAGGGTTTGACGGTTAATGAAAAGAAATGGTTAGAAGATAATACACTAGAGAAGTATACCGAAGATTTTGGGCAGTTTGGTGCAGGTTTAGAATTAGAGTTAACCGCTTCACAACAAGATACACGCTCTCTTGCTGTCCAGTTTGTTAAGCTGTTGGGTAGCGGGGCACTCATTGGCTTGTTAGTGAGTGCTGCTGTGGCCTTTCTACTATCATTGGCACTTGATAAGCAGCTTCAAAAGTTAATTCTGTATATTCGTGATTTGGCTAGTAAGGGTAAAGATGTAGGCTGGGATGCTGGCGGTATTCATGAGTTCAATCGGATTGGAGAAGAGATCGATCTCATTGTGAAAGAGTTATTTGAACGGCGTTTCGAGCTCAAGGATACCAATGCAAAGCTTGAGACAACGTTGCAGGAAAAACGCACTATTTTATATCAGTTAATTCAGAGCCAAGAACAAGAAAGAAGTCATCTCGCACAGGAACTACATGATGAGCTAGGACAATTACTGACGGCGGTTAGAGTTGAGACTGTGTTGCTTGAGCATCAGATTCCGCTTAACAGTCCATCGTTAGATCATAGTTCCAAAATTAAGCAGCTAGTCTCAGATATGTACTCTACGGTTTATGATCGGATTATGTCACTTAGGCCGGTAGAGTTAGATACATTAGGTTTGAGCCAATCTATACAGCAGATCCCTACGTTGAATAGCTTAAGGCAGACTGGCGTTAAAGTAGCGCTTGATATTGATGAGATAAAAATGCCATCTGGTACTGATATTCATTTATATCGAATTATTCAGGAAGCCTTGACCAATATCATGAAGCACGCATTAGCAACGGAAGTCTCTATTTCTTTATATAGCGATGACAACCAAATACTGCTGAGTATCATCGATAATGGGCAGGGGTTGGATGAATCCCAACATTATAAGAAAGAGCATGCGGGGTTTGGCTTACTAGGAATAAAAGAGCGGTGTGAATATATCGGGGCTAAATTATCAATTTTATCCGATGATGGCGTCAGTTTGCGGGTTGTTGTGCCCTTAGAGAGGTTTGATGATTCGTTTTGA
- a CDS encoding substrate-binding domain-containing protein, translated as MDLRPDVSKGVDYKKGLAYLFFICSLGFFGNVEADVKEGGRNEFKYLIDQVYLLPLVRQKEEIKIAVVYPGLQASDYWQRSLSALRGRLDDLGILYKLDIRFSQPHTQQGLQEAHILEMLDHEPDYLVYTINSLRQQRMVEALLQREEPKLIIQNLTRPIADWYDIQPLIYIGFDHVEGANKLAQYFTKRFSKGSEYGIIFWGKGVLSDQRGLTFEHKVGSYHKLKASYYTQSRAEAKRSTLLMLKNNPELKYIYVCSTDAALGAVDALKDLQRSDVAINGWGGGQAELDAFQEGLLDVVLMRVNDQNGIAMAEAIRLDMLNQPVPSVYAGDFRVLTQGMDLRLVDRYIKEAFVYSGDVRK; from the coding sequence ATGGATTTAAGGCCAGATGTAAGTAAGGGTGTTGATTATAAAAAAGGGTTAGCATACCTCTTTTTTATATGCTCTTTGGGGTTCTTTGGGAATGTTGAGGCAGATGTAAAGGAAGGGGGGCGTAATGAATTTAAATACCTCATCGACCAGGTGTATTTACTTCCCCTTGTAAGGCAAAAAGAAGAGATCAAAATTGCGGTTGTTTATCCTGGACTGCAGGCATCTGATTATTGGCAGCGTAGCTTGTCTGCACTCAGAGGTAGGCTTGACGATTTAGGCATTCTATACAAGCTCGATATTCGCTTTTCTCAACCCCATACTCAGCAAGGCCTTCAAGAAGCGCATATTCTTGAAATGTTAGATCATGAACCGGATTACTTGGTTTATACCATTAACTCACTCCGTCAACAACGGATGGTCGAAGCCTTACTGCAAAGAGAAGAGCCTAAGCTGATCATACAAAATCTGACTCGCCCGATCGCTGATTGGTATGACATTCAGCCGTTAATATATATCGGGTTTGATCATGTTGAAGGTGCGAATAAATTAGCGCAATATTTTACAAAGCGTTTTTCGAAAGGTAGTGAGTACGGTATTATTTTTTGGGGGAAAGGTGTCCTCAGTGATCAGCGCGGGTTAACGTTTGAGCACAAAGTAGGCAGCTATCATAAGTTAAAAGCGAGTTACTACACGCAAAGTAGAGCAGAAGCGAAGCGCTCAACACTCCTTATGCTTAAGAACAACCCTGAGCTAAAATATATTTATGTTTGCTCAACAGATGCTGCGTTGGGTGCAGTGGATGCGCTTAAAGACTTACAGCGATCCGATGTGGCAATTAATGGCTGGGGGGGAGGGCAAGCAGAGTTAGATGCTTTTCAAGAAGGTTTGTTGGATGTAGTGCTCATGCGTGTGAACGATCAAAATGGTATAGCCATGGCTGAAGCGATAAGGTTAGATATGTTGAATCAGCCAGTACCTAGTGTTTATGCCGGTGATTTTAGAGTACTTACTCAAGGGATGGATTTAAGATTGGTTGATCGATATATCAAGGAAGCTTTTGTTTATTCTGGAGATGTGCGTAAATGA
- a CDS encoding TIGR04282 family arsenosugar biosynthesis glycosyltransferase encodes MSIALIIFAKAPVAGVAKTRLIPALGAEGAAQLHSRLLEHTVKRAAASACFPIYLFTPVDSDHPFIDYLLATYPLVHKLQDGVDLGERMRNALSSVLTINYGGALLIGSDCPSIDVVLLEECSRALESNDAVFLPAEDGGYTLVGFQEKHEALSHVFSNVEWGSEKVMQQTRDKLSRLDAKWCEPACLWDVDRPEDLDRLKQQFPSLY; translated from the coding sequence ATGAGTATCGCATTAATTATTTTTGCTAAGGCTCCAGTAGCGGGCGTTGCTAAAACACGTTTAATACCTGCATTAGGTGCAGAGGGCGCCGCACAACTGCACTCGCGCTTATTGGAGCACACAGTAAAGCGTGCAGCCGCTTCTGCATGTTTTCCTATTTATCTCTTCACCCCTGTAGATAGTGACCACCCTTTTATTGATTACTTATTGGCTACTTACCCTTTGGTACATAAGCTTCAGGACGGCGTAGATCTTGGTGAGCGTATGAGAAATGCGCTTTCTAGCGTGTTGACCATAAATTATGGAGGTGCATTGCTGATTGGTAGCGATTGCCCCTCTATAGACGTAGTCTTGTTAGAAGAATGTAGTCGCGCACTGGAGAGTAATGATGCCGTGTTTTTACCCGCTGAAGATGGTGGCTATACGCTAGTGGGTTTTCAAGAAAAGCACGAGGCACTGAGTCATGTCTTTTCAAATGTTGAGTGGGGCTCTGAAAAAGTCATGCAGCAAACCCGAGATAAGCTAAGTCGGCTCGATGCAAAATGGTGTGAGCCTGCTTGCTTATGGGATGTTGATCGCCCCGAAGATCTGGATAGGCTTAAACAGCAGTTTCCTTCGTTATATTAA
- a CDS encoding TIGR04283 family arsenosugar biosynthesis glycosyltransferase has product MPLNSPVVSIIIPILNESAIIVAKLQSLQYLRPQCELILVDGGSQDGSVGLAREWVDKLVESPAGRAKQMNVGAKSASAELLFFLHLDTDVPFKFLELLPANCNGYDYWGRFDVNIVGTHWVLPIVAFFMNARSRVTGIATGDQGMFISRSLFDKVGGFPDQPLMEDIEISRRLLQEKNRIVLNTE; this is encoded by the coding sequence TGAGTCTGCAATTATTGTTGCTAAGCTGCAATCGTTGCAATATTTAAGGCCGCAGTGTGAACTTATTCTTGTGGATGGGGGGAGTCAAGATGGCAGTGTAGGTTTGGCGCGAGAATGGGTCGATAAACTGGTGGAGTCACCGGCTGGCCGCGCTAAACAGATGAATGTGGGAGCTAAGTCCGCATCCGCTGAGTTGTTGTTTTTTCTGCATCTAGATACTGACGTGCCGTTCAAATTTTTGGAGCTTCTACCTGCTAACTGTAATGGTTATGACTATTGGGGGCGCTTTGATGTGAACATTGTCGGTACGCATTGGGTGCTGCCTATTGTGGCTTTTTTTATGAATGCTCGCTCCAGAGTAACCGGCATAGCGACCGGTGATCAGGGGATGTTTATTAGCCGCTCCCTGTTCGATAAAGTGGGAGGCTTTCCTGATCAGCCATTGATGGAAGATATCGAGATTTCCCGAAGGCTTCTTCAAGAAAAAAACCGTATTGTATTAAATACAGAGTAA